TGTTTTAATAGTTCGGCACTAAAAAGTTTTTTCCTGCCAGGGCTCAGCCGGCAATCAACCGCTGGTATTTTCGGCCGATTTCAGACTGGGGAGAAGTGAAGATATCCTGAGGTGCACCCGTCTCAACTATTTTACCTCGATCCATTAAGACAATGCGATCCGCAACTTTTAAAGCGAAGCTGACTTCATGAGTGACTATGATTGATGTTGTATTGGTTGTCCGCACCAACTCCTCCATCACCTCTAATACCTCACCAACTAAAATCGGATCAAGGGAAGCCGTCGGTTCATCCCAGAGCATCAGCTGCGGGTTTGAAGCCAAGGCTCTGGCTATACCCACCCGCTGCTGTTCACCACCGCTGAGCGCGGCTGGACGTTTAGCTTCCATCCCGTTCAAGCCTACTTTAGCTAGGGCCTGCTGCGCTCTAGCTTCGGCCTGCACCCGGGGAACACCGGCTAAAACCAGGTGAAACATGACGTTTTCCAGCACAGTTAGTCTGGCAATTAGATTGAACTGCTGAAACACAAAACCAACTGATCTGCGGAAGCTGCGCAGTTCCTCGCCGTCTAAATTCAGTACGGATCTGCTGTCAAACAAAATCTCACCCTCATCCGGTTCTGTCAAACGATTGATGCAGCGGATTGTTGTTGATTTACCGCACCCGCTGGGACCCATGATCACGACTGTTTCACCGCGCTGGACTTCCAAGTCTACGCCGTCAACAGCAACTTGTTTACCATACTGTTTTTTCAAACCTTTAATCTTCAGCATTTGGATCCCTCCTAAAATCTTTGTTTTGTGCGGTTCAGCAAGTTCAGCAGCCCCGGTCTACCGGCAGGAATCACAATTTCATGCATGATCTGAACATTGCTTAAGCCTAAGGACAATCCTGCCATGATTTCATCTTTGTGAACCGGACTGAATTTCTCCGAAAACACGCCAATCAAACCGCCCAGCACTGCCCCAGTAATGACGACTGCACTCCCAGAAA
This DNA window, taken from Bacillota bacterium, encodes the following:
- a CDS encoding amino acid ABC transporter ATP-binding protein, yielding MLKIKGLKKQYGKQVAVDGVDLEVQRGETVVIMGPSGCGKSTTIRCINRLTEPDEGEILFDSRSVLNLDGEELRSFRRSVGFVFQQFNLIARLTVLENVMFHLVLAGVPRVQAEARAQQALAKVGLNGMEAKRPAALSGGEQQRVGIARALASNPQLMLWDEPTASLDPILVGEVLEVMEELVRTTNTTSIIVTHEVSFALKVADRIVLMDRGKIVETGAPQDIFTSPQSEIGRKYQRLIAG